AGTTGAAATGTAATCAATGTGACATTGACTGTGATTATGCTATTCGAGTTTTGGAGATAATTAAATCAAAGAATCTGAACTGTGgatcaaattatcaaaattgacAGTGAAACTGTGAAAGAACCTGAATCTGCTGATGCTGAAGTTGCTTgtgattttgaagtttttggtTGATGATcattgtttgaaattttttttttctaagacgATCAAATAATAAGAGTCCAAGCCTACAGAAAAGATGCTAAAAAACAGTAGCCTCATAACTTTTAACTAGCAGATtttattgtaaataatttatccaTTCAATCTGTATTTCCTAGTATCagttattgatttttaatataaataacagAAATATTGGTTaaggtttatatttaattttaaaataaaaattaatagtgTTTATGCTACAAAATGAACTCTTTTACGGAGGTGATAATGGGATGGAAAATCTCCAATCCCTGTGGAGACCCTTATCTGACGGACAGGGTGTCAATTCATCCCCATTTTCTAATGGGGGCATGAGTGGAGAATGCCCTTCTCGCCACGCGGGGATTCCCAATAATTTTTTCCCAACATTAAAACAATCCAAAGccctaaataaaaataacattaattttaGATTGTATTGTACACTTTATAAGttctaaattttatgttttgctctatattgaaaattatttggagttatatatatatatatatatatatatatatatatagtttttatatattggtTTGACAAGTTTATTTGAGCTCTATATATGTtgagtagtttttatatttttcatatatgtatctatGTTGAGCagttcttgtatttttcataaatggatggtattaaatttattttttaaaaatttaaattttataagtaAAGTACTAATATGCAAATAAAGAATTCCTGTGAGGATCTTCATGGGACAAGGATGGGGAAGTAATTTTCACTATTTGGGAACGGGGGCAGGGAGGGGCCTTATCAGCCCTACTCTTTTTAAGAGATGTGAAGTAGGAGAATAAGtgtatgttttaaatttatttaatcccGGGGTCTATCTGCTTTTATTTAAAGTTAATTACATTTTCGTAAATACCTTAAATTTGAGGGTTGTGATTGCAAAATGTCGTCCCCAAAACTGAGTATGAAGCTCTGATCTCCACTTCTCGCCGACTCTATAAAGCCCCCTCGCACTGCGATTGTTCCAAAGCTCGGAAGGAGAAGCTCGGGGATCGGCCATGGACGCGACGATGGCGCGGCAAACGTGGGAATTGGAGAACAACATCACGGCAACGTCGGAGGCCGGGGCTGACGCGGACGCGATCTACGCCTACGATGAGGCGGCGCAGGCGAAGGCGCAGCAGGAGAAACCATGGTCGCAGGATCCCAACTACTTCAAGAGGGTGAGGATTTCGGCACTGGCGCTGCTCAAGATGGTTGTCCATGCGCGCTCCGGCGGCACCATTGAGGTTATGGGCCTTATGCAGGGTAAGACTGATGGGGACGCCATTGTCGTCATGGATGCCTTCGCTCTTCCTGTTGAGGGAACTGAAACCCGCGTCAATGCTCAGGCGGATGCCTATGAGTACATGGTTGATTACTCTCAGACCAATAAGCAGgttcaaaccctaaccctaacccttgTTCAGCTTTGAATTTGCAAAACCCTAATGTGAATCTCGTTGTTCgatcttcttgtttctttttctcgTTTTTGATCTCAAGGTTAATGTTTTCCTCTTTGGTATTCGGAGAATGATTTGAAGGTATTCTCTGCAAAACTCTAATGCTTACTGCAGTGGAGTTATTTCGATTAGCCTACAGATCATTCTCCAATTAGCCGGGCATGGAAGCTCTAATACTAGGTTTTATTTCGATTTCCCTTAGTAGTTCTGTGCAAGTGTTAGAGAGCAGCACGCTGTGAGGTTGGGATGTGTGGATTGGATTGAtctcaaaaaccctagttcATCTCATGACATTAGCTCATAGCCGTTAATTAGAAATGAACTGTATAAatgagtttcttttttttctttcttctgtttcaacaatcaaaaccttatatatatatatacatatatatcttgtTTAGCAATCAGGCTTTTAATCCTTAATCCAATCTCATATAGTTTGTTATCAAGTTATCAATTTCATGGTCCTTGAGCCTAATCCTTGCAGTGGTGTGGTATGCCCTTGAGTCCATACCAGCTCATGTTCTTAATGGTATTTACTGACTTGTTGATTTGATAGAAACCTTAACTTTATGCTGTGTCTCTTTATATTTGCTGAAGAGAACCGTTAATGTCAATTGTCATTTATCCAAACATTAAATCCCTTACTATTGACCTTATGAAGCACAATGTGTAAAGCTAACAAAATTGTGAGGGTCTGGCAGTATTTATTACTCATACCAGCTAGAATCCCCTAATCATAAACTGGTTATTTAGTTATTGACCAAGGTAGCTTTAATGAACTCTTAAAAGGTTTTTGAGTTCATGGTTAACTGTCTTCATCAATTGACAAGATTTTATGCTGGGCAAGCTTGAGActggttattattttttaatgatcatATTTGCTGACAGGACTAGTTTTTACCAGAGCATTTATACTTATTTGATTTCTGTTCCTGTGTGATGTGTTAGAAAGTTACTGGTGACTATTTTGTTAACCCTGCTTTGATCCAGGGTATTTACTatgttgttgcttttattttctttatttccttCCTCTGTTGAGACATTACCAATTCTAGGACTATGCCTCAAGAATAATTACAATATCTGTACATTCATTTATGTTGAAAGGTTTGATATTTCTAATATAAGAACagtaaatttatatgttttcttaattttggtTATGTTACTTGGAACAAACATGCGCTCCATCTGTAAAGTTTGTCAAACGATTGTTTTATTCTGTATTTCAGGCATTCCTGCTTTGTTTATACTGACATTTATTTTGTCTATAGGCTGGTAGATTGGAGAATGTTGTTGGGTGGTACCATTCACACCCTGGGTACGGTTGCTGGCTTTCGGGCATTGATGTATCCACACAGATGCTTAACCAGCAGTATCAGGAACCATTCTTGGCAGTGGTTATTGATCCCACTAGAACTGTTTCAGCTGGGAAGGTGGAGATTGGAGCATTTAGAACATATCCAGAAGGATACAAACCACCAGATGAGCCTGTCTCAGAGTATCAAACTATCCCACTTAACAAGATTGAAGATTTTGGAGTTCACTGCAAGCAGGTTTATATGATTAACATGGCTTCTATCATAATGTGCAGATAtgattgtttttgttataaCTGATAGTTTCTTGCAGTATTATTCACTGGACATAACTTACTTCAAGTCTTCCCTAGACTGCCACCTCTTGGACCTTTTGTGGAACAAGTACTGGGTAAACACACTTTCATCATCCCCTCTTCTAGCCAATAGAGATTATGTTGCGGGGCAGATTTCTGATCTGGGTTagtttggttttcttttttggatgttgattgattattttgaaGTCATTACTGTTCGAATTTGGAATTTAGTTGTGGTTTGTATAATCTATGTATTTGTCCTGCAGCTGAAAAACTGGAACAAGCAGAGAACCAACTAGCTCACACACGTTTAGGTTCTTTTCTTGTACCCTCACAGCGAAAGAAAGAGGTAAGCATGTCTTATCAGTAGTTTATAAAAGGTACTCTTTTCTTTATGCTATCTTGAATAGATGGTTTATTGATCATTGCTGAAACTGAGAAATTAGAGTGTAGAAGAGCACAAGAAGCTCATGCACACACATACCCACAAGATTTATCTTATCTAATAAATTTTACTATCTGTTTGCTCGATGCAATTTTGCATCGTATAATGCGCATTACATTTAATAAGACAACTTAATACATTATACTTGTAAATTTGCTCAAATCAATGTCTGTACTTGGACATGACGTGGCATAATGTTAAGAAACTGCCACTTCATTTTGTCATCTTCTTTTGGAATGTGAATTCATATCCATATTTGGAAGTCTGGAGTTAGTTTTACCCTAGTGACATTTTTCAAAACCCCTAACATGGCATGCCATCAATATATGGCAGATTATCAGGTCTTATCCTCCAACCATAGATGAGGGGAGGCATCCTTGAAAAATTGAATTGTCCACCCATTTTTCATTCCTTGTCCCGAAAGTCTGATTCCATGTTGATCCAtgcatattttgttttttgttttgtttttgttttgtttttgtttatttatttatttattgttctttaatGTTAAAGTACTAATATGTAGGTATATTCCAGTTTAATTTTGAAAAGGCACCAATTTTGCTTGCATTTCACCATACACTGTTTGATCTTTGACCATGTCACATACTGCCCAGATGCAAATTTCCATTGTTTTGAATActcttcattttcatcaatttaccTTTTGACTTGTTGTATGCTTACCTGTCAGTCTTCAGCTCGAATCATATGGTTGATTTGAATGTATTCATGTGCTAACAgctcaaatttttaaagaacattgcgtcattgattttctttcaaaagcaaTTATTTGGACAGTCTACTTTTtgataaacaaatttatttaaactttGATTGTTAATACTCCTTACATGTGGTAAAGCAAGAGGAATCCCAGTTGGCTAAGATAACTCGTGATAGCTCAAAAATTACAGTCGAGCAGGTCCACGGTCTCATGTCACAGGTGATTAAATGTTCATTCATCAATTAGCTTGGCTATTCATTTCACCATTGCTTATGTCTATATCTTCTTCCATTCACTGAACTTATAACAATAGGTAATCAAGGACATCCTCTTCAACTCCGTGAGGCATTCCAATGGAGCACGGCCAAGCCTCACAGATCCCTCTGGCCCTGAACCTATGGTTGAAAGTTGAAGCAGGTTGGTGCTTGGTAGCTGATTGGGGAAAGGATCTTTTGAATGATCTTTTGTTGTGAAGCACTGAGGGCCGCATCAACCTTGTTTCAGTTTGAATCCAAGTATTCATTTGAGTTAAATCCAGGGCACTTATTTCATTGTGGTGCTCCCTTGGAAATGTTTAGAATTTGCAGTCATGAAGTTATACTTTAACCATATGGTCAATCGGGATGTTTGTTTAAAGGAGAGAAAGTTGAATGCAGTATCAGTAGAGCcagggtttatatatatatacatataatctcCCTGGAAGATGCTGGGTGTGCATGAGTAATAAATGAGTCAATATATTGTGAGGTAAGTAATAAATGTTTAGTTCGCATTGGACTTAACCAAATCATTTAAgctttttagtattattttgagGATACTCGGGAAAAGGAATTCAACTGCTTAATTTTAAGcgcttttttcaaaaaaaaaattcacagcACCCTCTTCATATGACAAGAGCTTACCCTTTTCCAGCTgtgaacaaaatttataattcatataCATATAACTGAGCATATAAATTATTACATGTTAATGCTTCATTTCGACAACAAAAACACACTCAAGAGACAAAACAGCATTCATCAACCGAAATCAATGGTCGTACTTGAGAGAAAGAGATCTCCATAACAAACTACAGAAAAATACTACAGGAAAATCTGGATCCAAAACCAAGGTAAAGTTCTTCAGACATGGGCGGGTGTCTGTAGCACAGCTGCCATTTGCACATCATTGACCAATCACTTGTTCAAGCACACAATCTCACATGGTCACtatgataaaatattaaaataatacttcatctgCCAGGTAAGCTAAACAGCTGTGAGTTCCTCTGGAAAACAAAGAGACAACAAGATCTTACAACCACATCAAAATTAAACCCCAAGATTTACGCAGATGCACCAGTATAGAGTAAAACAATGATTGCTCAAAGAGGGGTATAGTAAATGGTGGACAAGGGGcaacatttttattaaattattgacTCAATGATTGTATATTTATCGGCAAGTTTGTGCAACAAATCATAGAAAAATGCAGTTCTTGGCCTAGGCATGCTATAAATATATACTACATATCACTTGACATATCACTAGACAACAGAAGAAGGAACCAGCAAATGAAACAAGCAAACAAGTTTGACCATCTTCTTCATGCACAATTTTCACTTGAATACTACAATAGAATAGACACCTCAATGGCTCTTCTGATCAAAGTAAAATAATCCATGAGGCTATACTAAACGCTTAACAACCCAGTACGATGAATTTCACATACTTACGGTCTTGAAAATAGTTAGGCTAGACAAAACATGATGCCTCACAGTTGTTAGCGAGAATTACAAGATATTGAGTATAAGAGCGTACCAAACTTGAGAATTTCTTTAGGCTTTGACTGAATGTTCTCATGTGTTGAAACAACAGCCAAAACCTGTGCTAAGCCACGGATCCTCCTGGTCGGCCTGGAGGTCAAACCACAGAGTAAACTTAATTTCCATAGCATCCGAAATAAATCCAATAAATCCAATATAACCACTTTGATTGATCCCACCACCAACTGCAATCTAGAAAAATAACTCAAAAGCAACATTTTTGGAACAATGCAAAAACACTCCTGGGTCAAAGCAGACAGCACAATGCAAAAACATGCTGACAAGCCAATAAAACGGCACACTACCCGGGGAGGAGAAAACTAAAAGAAGAATGAGATAATCAGGTAACTAAATTCTGAAAACTATAGTGCTGTTGCCTCCTAAAATGATTGAGGCAGTATCAAACTTTTAATAACCATTACTTGATAGGTGAATGCAGAACTCATAAAGGGCAATGGAAAGAGGCTCAGCAACAACAATTTCTTAAACAGAGTAATCAAACTTTAAGGCTCAGATCTGACCTTTAATCAGATACACAAAGACAAGCATGAGGAATGGCTGCAGATGTCACTGGAGAAAAATCCCTGACTTAAGCTGCCCCGTCATTTAATCCACAGGCTCTGAGGTCAAATCATCACAGCTTCCAATGTAATCTCATCATCCACAATATGCATAATTTCTACTCATAAGTAATCCAACCTATACGGATAATTTAAGAAAGAATAGATTCAGATGAGAACGCAGCTGTAACCCAACTGTTCTCACATGCCTTGCATTTAAGGTCTCTCATCTTGCAAAATACACCGTGGCTCCCCTCTGGGTGGAACAGTAGTTTCTCCTCGGAGAGGTTACATGACAAAGGGATTTATTCCCTGAGAGATCTTCAAGCCACACTAACTGGTGCACTTATGTACCTACATGCCCCTTAACATCCCTTAAGTGGGAGGCACTCAATCAATGCCCACCTTAGCTTTGATTGCCATCAGTTTCTTCTGAGAAGGACTAGAGAGAGGTTCAGATCCAGTCCTTTTTATCAAACACAATGCACAAACCAGAATCAAAGATGGCTGCAGTGGTGGCCGAGAGATTTGCAGGTCACACTGGGTCTGCCACGCCATTTTAATCCTGAAACTTGAGGACAAATCATCACTACCTCAGGAAAATAAAGTCATAAACTAGGGAAACTTTATAGGGCTTGCAGGCAACTAAACCCCCTTTTGACCTCAAATCCAATTCCTGACTTGCTGCAATGGAcatttggattattattattgttgttgttgttgctgctgctgctgcttttGCTTTGTGTTGTTCTTGTTCTCAACCATCATTGTgttcaaaagaaacaagaaacaagagGCTCAGATGTAACCCTTTCTATCAGAGACAAACACTAAATCAAGGGCTACAGCAGTAGCTGCCAGGCCACTTGATCTTGAGACTCTTGTAAGGCCAATTGGGCAAATCATCACAGCCTCGCTGAGACATGACCAACaacattgttgttgttgtagttgctgctgctgctgctgctgtggctgctttttctttttgttgttcttgttattgttgtcAACCTTCATTGtgttcaaaagaaaaacaagaaacaagaggCTCAGATGTAACCCTTTCTATCAGAGACAAACACTAAATCAAGGGCTACAGCAATAGCTGCCAAGCCACTTGATCTTGAGACTCTTGTAAGGCCAATTGGGCGAATCATCACAGCCTCGCTAAGACATGGCAAATAATATTGCCATAGCAAGAGAACTAAGcctcatcaccaccaccaccaccaccgatGTGACCGCATAGCACTTCATTTACGCTTCGAAAAAGAAGATAATGGCTGCAGATGATAGCCAGCAAAATCCAGCCAGTCTTCCTTGTTTACCCAGCCCTTGTAAGAAGATAATCAGACATGGTTTTCAGTCAGGACCATTGTGTTTGTGTGGTCCTATAAAAAcacagaaaataagaaaattcttTCTTTCGACACACGTTTtcaacaaacaaaatgaaagacatgaatttatatataccAAATCAACAAAcaccataaataataatatatatatgtatatattatttaattcaactcatattaatttttaaatcaactcAAATTCATGACATCATAGTCAATAATTcactagaaaaataaagaatcaaatcaaatgagtaactcaaaaaaatttcaaccacATAGCTTCCCTTACAAAATAACATACATAACGAACGAAAATACAATGGAAAATTGTATCCTAAAGTTaagatagataaaaaaaatgagatagataagaaaatgagaaaaagtcCCACGATTTCAAAGAAAATCTAATATTTAACTATATGCATCATGAAAGAGACTGCGTAAACCAATTGGAAAAAAGCCATCCTAAAACATATGAAAACATCAAAAGTTACTCTACGAGTGGCAGGTAATATTCAAAAAACCAAGGGGTGACAAGTAAAAAACCACTTCCATTTCTATTCTCCACCAATCCTACACAACTCAGCGTGAGAAGAAATCATCAGCCTCTTTGAGAGACATGAACTGTGacaaaaaggagaaaaagatgaaaaaaatcaacCTCATAACTGGTACAATGGAATGAACAGCAAAGAATGTTGTCTGCAACTTCCAACTCTTATTTTCAGTGGTAGTGAAATAACAAACAGCTGCCAAGCAGCACTCGGCAGCTGCACCACTCCTaggaataaatataacaaaaaggACAAATTATAGGCCTTATATAGAACAACTACGATAAAAGCATGCCTGCAAGTGCACACACATGTATGAATACAATCCATGTGCAAGTAAACTATCAAGAAGAATCTGGACATAAAAGGAATAAGAGAAGGAAATTGTTCCCTTTTGTGAATTGAATGGTTAAGGCACTCACTTACGCCAAATTGAGGTCACAATCAGCAAAGTAGACTGGcaggcagcagcagcagcaacttCAACAGCTTCAAACATAAAGCTCAGATCTGGCCTTGAATCAAACATAATGCCGAAACAAGTATCAGGGATGGCTGCAGAAGAGGCATGGAGAATCACCCCACACCTTAGCTGCCCTCGCCATTTAAACCCAATACTCTCTGAGGTCAAATCATCACAGCTGATCATGGTACTCTCCTCCAACACAAagtgcatgattttttttcgggagacacaaaattttataaggtATTATGTAGTTGGAaatatagtcccacatcggtcGTGTGATAAAaatgtaatgggtttatatataggtatagagattgagccactaagtcttgagactttttggtgtaggACCCCTAAGCTTATGTTGCACCTATATAGGGCCCactaatacaaaatataaaatctaacatggtacGTCTGAGACACAAGTAATGTATAAGTCCAGTGTGTGGGGACTCTGAAAcacaaagtagtgtacaagtcctgcTAAAAACAGACGTCTGGTGTACAAGTCCTGCTAAAAATAGACGtctggtgtacaagtctgagcaagttcaaaatgaaaaaaataaataaataaataaataaataaataaagacccaattgaacttgagggagggtgttggaaatataaccccacatcggttgtgtgatagaagtgcaatgtgtttatatataagtataggGGTTTGAACAACTAAATCTTGAAACTTTTTgatgtaagacccctaagcttATGTAGCACCCATATAGGGACCCActagtataaaatataaaatctaacatatgtaaacatatatatgtaatgAGAAAGCTGAAATCAAACTtaatattatcttattttttctaaaatagaaGGATGATACCAAGATTGGTAGAAGGAAGCTTTCAGTACCTAAGTTCTATAATTCAAGATGATGGAGAACTTATAGAAAATGCCACAAATAATACTAAGGCAAGTTGGGTAAGACAGATAGAAGCTTCTTTAGTTTTATGTTATTATAGAATACTTCATAGAATGTTTATTAGACCAACGATAATGTACACGTTTAAAACATTTGGCATACTTAAAGAATGGACGTGGTTGAGATGAAAATGTTGAGATGGATGTCAAGAAtaactagaaaaaaattgattaagataagaatttatccaaaataaattGAGTGATACTTACTATTGACAAGTTAAGAGTAAAACAATTGAAATGGTATAGACATCTTATTTAGACAA
This portion of the Dioscorea cayenensis subsp. rotundata cultivar TDr96_F1 chromosome 3, TDr96_F1_v2_PseudoChromosome.rev07_lg8_w22 25.fasta, whole genome shotgun sequence genome encodes:
- the LOC120251489 gene encoding COP9 signalosome complex subunit 5-like, whose product is MDATMARQTWELENNITATSEAGADADAIYAYDEAAQAKAQQEKPWSQDPNYFKRVRISALALLKMVVHARSGGTIEVMGLMQGKTDGDAIVVMDAFALPVEGTETRVNAQADAYEYMVDYSQTNKQAGRLENVVGWYHSHPGYGCWLSGIDVSTQMLNQQYQEPFLAVVIDPTRTVSAGKVEIGAFRTYPEGYKPPDEPVSEYQTIPLNKIEDFGVHCKQYYSLDITYFKSSLDCHLLDLLWNKYWVNTLSSSPLLANRDYVAGQISDLAEKLEQAENQLAHTRLGSFLVPSQRKKEQEESQLAKITRDSSKITVEQVHGLMSQVIKDILFNSVRHSNGARPSLTDPSGPEPMVES